The following is a genomic window from Thermostichus vulcanus str. 'Rupite'.
ACGGCCACCAACTTGGTGTCGGTCTTACCCTTTTTGCTGATTGGCGGCTTTGTGTCTTTGATCTTTAACGAGTTGATCCTGACCATCAGTTTTGCAGTGGCCGGATCCCTGGTGGTGGGCTTGACGGTGGTGCCGATGCTCACCTCTCGTCTGCTCACGATTCGCCGCAGCAGTGGATTGAAACAATTCGGGTTGTGGCAATGGTTTGAGCAGGGGGTAATCGGGGGGACTTATGCCTATCAACGGTTGCTGGGTCGCTTGTTGTTGCGACCTGGGTTGTTGGTCCTGGTTGCTTTCCTGCTCTTAGGAGGTGGCAGCTATTGGATGGCCGGGCAACTGAATCAGGAGCTTCTGCCCCGCATCAGCACCGGCCAGGTGAACCTGTTCGCCAACTTTGCTCCTGGCACCACCCTGGAGACCAACCGCCGCATCATGCAGGAGGTGGATCGCATCCTGTTGGAGCAACCGGAGGTGGAGTACGTCTTCACCACAGCGGGGGGATCCGCTTTTGGGGGCAGCACTTTTGAAAATCCGCTGCGGGGTACCAGCAACATCACCCTCAAACCAGGGACTGAGGTGGGCCCAGTTGTGGATCGGCTCAATGGGCTAATGAACCGGCTTAATTTGGTGGGATCCCGGATTCGAGTTTCCCCCGGCAGTGTACGCGGTCTGTCCACCCGCAATTCGGCGGTGAATGCCGAGGTGGATGTGGTGTTGCAGGGGGAGGATACGGAAGCCTTGCAACAGGCCAGTCGCATGGCACTGCAGGCTTTGGATGAACAGGCGACCCTCTCTACGTTCCGCCCCGATGCGGATGACAACCAGCCGGAGGTGCAAATCTGGCCGGATTGGGAACGGGCTACCCCGCTGCGCCTGAGCACCCAAGATATGGGTCGGGTGGTGCAAACGGCGGTACAAGGTTCCGTGCCCACCCAGTTGCAACTGGGAAACCGCCTCATGGATGTACGGGTACAGTTGGGATCCGGCGGCATTACCCAACCCTCGCAACTGGAGCGATTGCCCCTGTTTGTACAAAACGGTCAGCCGGTGCGTTTGGGGGATGTAGCCCGGTTGCAAAGGGCGGAAGCACCGGGAGAAATTCGCCGCATCAACCAACGGCAGGTGGCGATCTTGAATGGCAGCCTCACCGCTGGGGCCACCCAAAGTGCCGCGATCGCCGAAGTGGATGAGATTCTATCGGGGTTGGAATGGCCGGCTGGGGTGACTCGCTTGCCCAGTGAAGCCCTGGCCACCAACCGGGAGCTGCGCAACAATTTGCTCCTGCTCGGATCCCTGGCGGCTTTTCTGGTGTTTGTGGTGATGGCGGTGCAATACAACTCCCTCATCGACCCCCTAGTGATCATGCTGACGGTGCCCTTAGCCCTTTCCGGGGGCATTTTGGGCTTGTTGATCACCAACACCTCCGTTGGGGCCACTGTGCTGGTGGGGGCGGTGCTACTGGTGGGGATCGTGGTCAACAACGCCATTTTGATGGTGGAGCTGGCCAACCAACTGCGGGAGGAGCAGGGCCTCGATTATCGCAGTGCCATTCTGAATGCCGCCCCACAACGCCTGCGCCCGATTTTGATGACGACGGTGACAACGGTGCTGGGTCTGTTCCCTTTGGCTTTGGGCTTGGGAGAGGGATCCGAGTTGCTACAACCGCTGGGGGTGGTGGTGTTTTCCGGCCTGTCGCTGGCGACGCTGCTAACGCTGTTCGTGATCCCCTGCTTCTATGTCCTTCTGCATGGCATGGGGAGAAAAACCAAACCTCCAACCTTCCCCGACCTACCCACCCTGGAATCCCCGGCTTTGCCCCTAACCCGACACCAGTAGCCGCTTTTGCTCACCCCACTTTGGGATTGCGCACCAGGCTTAACCCTTGGGCAAGCGGCTGAGCTTGGGTTTCTAAGGACTCCGTCCCGCTGTCGCTTAAGCGCTGCGTAGCAACAACGCGAGCGGTTGGGTCTGGCACCAAGCGCAGCGGGGATCCAAAGTGGCCAATGGCAACGGTGTTGTTGAGGGTTTCGATCTGGCGGATGGATCCCTGACGTAAGCAACGATGCAGGCGGCGCAGCAAGAACAGGTCGGCTTCGGAGCACTCATCTTTGAACAGCATCACATTCAGCTCGTGTTCCTGAGCGGAGGTGAGCAGCCCGGTCATCATGGCGGATTGAATGATTTGCTGCACAGTCATGGTCTTAGCCTCATTCATAGTTTCTTCCTGTATTTATTCTCGACAAATCGCCCGCTTATTTACTCCGCTGAATAGCGGATCGGATGTACGCACTTTGCCTATCTTTTCTACGCTCCGTGGAGAGTAGTTTTTGAGGTATAAATCGGTGCTTTTTTGGGCTGGGGGCCAGTGGCTTGATTTCTAGATTCCTTGCTTTATAAGGGTTTCCGAAGCTGTTGCGGAATGGATAAGCGATTTAGCGTAGAGGGATCCGACATTTACCGCAGTGTGAAATTAGACCCATAAATTTGTTATTTGAACCTACAAAAGAGCTGATCATTCCATGTTTTCCGAGCTGTTGTTTGAGGTTGTTGACTTACATCTGTGGCGGTACGGAACTAGGAAGCAATTTCCATCACCGACAAATGGCGTAGAGATACCTGAGATTTTGCGCAGAACGGCGCTGTGTTAGGGTGAGGCCGTCCTGTTTTTTACGGTTGCTTGTGTCAGAAAGTCCTCAAAAGGCAGGATGTGCTGCCCCGCTGCGCTGTTGTGGCTGTGGGTGTCTGGGGGCGCTGGCGGTGCTGAGCCTGGGGCTGGCGGGAGTGGGGTTCTTGTTCTGGAATGGGATCCGCGCTTCCGGGGCCTTTCGCAGCTATCAGTTGGCGGTTGAAGCGCTGAAGCAAGACGCAGCAGTGGTGGAACGGCTGGGGGAACCCTTAAGACCGGGATGGCTGTCTCAGCTTCGCTTCCAGGAGAGCGAAGAGGCCGGTTGGGTGTGTCTTTCCTTTTTGATCACTGGATCACAGCGGACGGGGGAGGTGGCTGTGGAGTCGGAACGGGGCATGGCCGGAAAGGACTCCGTCCCGCGAGCGCGAACGGAATGGCAGTTGCGAGATTTACAGGTGAGGGTGGATGGGGATCCCAACCCGATTCAGGTGGTAGGCCCCGATGGGCGGGAATCCCGGTGTGAGGGGGAGGAATCCGAGCCTGAAGCCTTACCCCTGCCGCCGGAAACCGAGGTATAGAGCAGCTGTGCAGGCTGAGTTTGAGCAGGTAGAGATAGAGGTAGAGTAGGTCAGTTTCGGCCTTGGAGCCTATGCGGTCGGTTCCTTATGTGCGCTTGCTGCTGTTGTTGGCACTGCTGGCTTTTTTCACGGGCCTGCTGGTTTGGCTGATTCAATCTTTTCTGGACTTGTACTACGCCACCCGCTACCACCCAATTTTGGGGGGGCTGTTGATCGCGGTGCTGGTGCTGCTGTTGCTGGTGTTTTTGGCGGCTTCCCTCTACTACCTTTTCCTGTTTCGTCGCCACCCAAGTGAGAAAGCCTCTGAAGGATCCCAACGACCAGCGTTGCCGGAAAATGCGGCGGATAAACGCCTGGTCACCCAGCAAAATCTGGCGCAGCTGGAAGCGCAAATGGCCCAGATTCAGGATCAGGTGGCCCGAGCAGCGCTGGCAGAACGGTCGGCTTTGCTGGCCAAACATCTGGCTCAGCCCCAGCTTAAGGTCGTGGTTTTTGGCACTGGGTCGGCCGGCAAGACCTCTTTGGTGAATGCGTTGCTGGGGCGGCGGGCGGGGGCGGTGGGGGCCACCCTAGGCACCACAGAGGCGGCCACCCTGTACGAGTGGAGCTTGCCGGGGATCCCGGAGCCGGTTCAGATCATGGATTGCCCTGGCATTTTGGAGATTGGCCCGGCGGGGGTGATGCGGGAAAGTGAGGCCCGTGCGCAAGCGGAAGCCGCCGATTTGTTGCTGGTGGTGGTGGATGGGGATTTGCGCCAGTCAGAGGTGGATCCCTTGCGGCAGTTGATCGCCCTCGGCAAGCGGGCCCTGCTGATTTTCAACAAAATCGACCGTTATACCCCCGAAGAACAGCAGATCCTGTTGCAGCGCCTGCGGGAACGGGTTGCTCCTCTGATTTCACCGCAGGATGTGTTGATGGCTTGTGCCGCCCCGGCCCCTATCCAAGTGGGATCCCAAACCTGGCGACCGGAGGCGGATGTGGCTGTGGTGAAGGATCGCATTCAGGCGGTGCTCTACGCAGAAGGGGGATCCCTGGCTTTGGACAATGCGCTGTTGCAATCGCAGCAGTTGGGCGAAACGGCAAAGCGGATCATCCAGGCTCAGTTGCGTCAACAGGCGGAACAGGTGATCGATCGCTTTCAGTGGATTGTGACAGGCGTGGTGTTTGCCAACCCGATTCCGGCGGTGGATTTATTGGCAATTGCGGCAATCAACGCCCAGATGGTGGTGGAACTGGGATCCGTCTACGGCTGCCAAATGAACCTGCAACAGGGGCGGGAACTGGCCCTCTCCTTGGCCAAAACCTTGGCCAGCTTAGGGCTAGTGGAAGGGGCTATCCAACTAACCACCGGGATTTTGGCAACCGTTGCCGAAGTGAGCGTGGTGGGGTTTCTGGTCACCGCCCCGATTCAAGCCGCCAGTGCTGGCTACCTCACCCGTATTGCTGGAAAAAGTTTCATCGAGTATTTCCAGCGCAACCAAACCTGGGGAGAAGGCGGTATGCAAGCCGTGGTCAAGGCGCAAGTGCAAAGCACTCAAAAATCCGGCTGGCTGCAAGACTTTGTTCGAGAGGCTTCTAAGCGTATTTTTTTCCAGAAGGATTAGAGGAGAGGGTTGAGGGGGCCATTTGGACAAGCCTGAGCCAAGGGATCCCTAGGGGCTGTCACGAGTGGTTGCTCACAGCAATGTCCGTCGGCATAAAAGCCAGCTCCATCTGGGCCACATAGTCGGCATAGCTGAGCACCGGCACCGTATCCCAGTCTGCTAAGCCATGCATACACTTCGACCACTGAATGAAGGCGGCAGGATAGCTATACACCAAGCTGGGATCCTGCAAAACCTCTTTGGGCAGGGGAGGAATAGACTTGAGCACCGCCAAAAGAGCTGGGGGCTTGTGGAGAACCACGCGCGCAGCTTCAATCTGCTCCGGGGAAACCTTAAACTTAGCGGCAATAAACGAGATTACCCTAGAAATTTTCATCGCTCAACACCAACCTTACTTAAGGTATAGAGTGCCCCAGAGTCTAGGGGCGGACTTCAGGGATCCTACGGAGCTTGGGAAATTTGAGAACTCAACCCCTTCGCCGAAGACATATTGACACTCCCCCGGTTAGAAACCGGGGGATTCTCCCTTCTAGCCCCTTGCAACCTTAGACTGCAAGGTATTCATGGAGTTCAGGGGATTGCCAACTACCCCATCCCCTGAGCCGACCCTACCTATTACGGGCAGGGCTTCTTTTAGACTCAAAGGACACGAAAACCCGTCCCACTGGGCAATGTTCATTGCGGCATTCCAGTCGGCATCACAGCAATACCCGTCCTGCCCGGTGAACAAATGCCCACTCCTTTTCCCAATGGCCTCCGGCCCTGCGGAGCAGATCAATCCTGTCCTGTGGTCGGTTTTGGATGTGTAGGCAGCAGGGCGCTTGTGTAGAGTTCTACCTGCCATTTCCAGCTTGTAGGCAACCTTCCACTCCAGGTCGTAGTACGACCAGGTATGGCGCG
Proteins encoded in this region:
- a CDS encoding cytochrome c oxidase assembly factor Coa1 family protein, whose amino-acid sequence is MSESPQKAGCAAPLRCCGCGCLGALAVLSLGLAGVGFLFWNGIRASGAFRSYQLAVEALKQDAAVVERLGEPLRPGWLSQLRFQESEEAGWVCLSFLITGSQRTGEVAVESERGMAGKDSVPRARTEWQLRDLQVRVDGDPNPIQVVGPDGRESRCEGEESEPEALPLPPETEV
- a CDS encoding YcjF family protein; this translates as MRSVPYVRLLLLLALLAFFTGLLVWLIQSFLDLYYATRYHPILGGLLIAVLVLLLLVFLAASLYYLFLFRRHPSEKASEGSQRPALPENAADKRLVTQQNLAQLEAQMAQIQDQVARAALAERSALLAKHLAQPQLKVVVFGTGSAGKTSLVNALLGRRAGAVGATLGTTEAATLYEWSLPGIPEPVQIMDCPGILEIGPAGVMRESEARAQAEAADLLLVVVDGDLRQSEVDPLRQLIALGKRALLIFNKIDRYTPEEQQILLQRLRERVAPLISPQDVLMACAAPAPIQVGSQTWRPEADVAVVKDRIQAVLYAEGGSLALDNALLQSQQLGETAKRIIQAQLRQQAEQVIDRFQWIVTGVVFANPIPAVDLLAIAAINAQMVVELGSVYGCQMNLQQGRELALSLAKTLASLGLVEGAIQLTTGILATVAEVSVVGFLVTAPIQAASAGYLTRIAGKSFIEYFQRNQTWGEGGMQAVVKAQVQSTQKSGWLQDFVREASKRIFFQKD
- a CDS encoding efflux RND transporter permease subunit — its product is MVQPRGGLSVSGLAIRRHIGTLMLASAVIVMGFYFVTRLPVDLLPSIVYPRIGVRVDVAGVTPEVAIDEITRPLEESLATVEGVEQIYSTTREGQVRVDLYFAPGGNIDQALNDTTAAVNRARGRLPDEVSAPTVFKFDPSQLPVYEFALNSPGLSGVELRRFAEEELARDLGVVPGVATVDVAGGITEEVQVDLDLERMQALGLGLTDVLSQVQARNQDISGGRIRGEVFESLTRTVGRFRSPEDIQALRFNTPNGATVRLTDFATVAVRPAAEGVRVTLNGEPAVRLSIQKQPDANTITVVEGIRRRLDQLRATGIIPPEMTLTPTSDESRFIRSSIQNVATAGLSGAALAGIAVLLFLGSLRQTLIVVIAIPLATLTAIVLMGLFGLSINIISLGGLALGVGIVVDNAIVMLENIAKGVEGIPRENGNAQWFEQRVIDQAEQSSRQLESALLASTATNLVSVLPFLLIGGFVSLIFNELILTISFAVAGSLVVGLTVVPMLTSRLLTIRRSSGLKQFGLWQWFEQGVIGGTYAYQRLLGRLLLRPGLLVLVAFLLLGGGSYWMAGQLNQELLPRISTGQVNLFANFAPGTTLETNRRIMQEVDRILLEQPEVEYVFTTAGGSAFGGSTFENPLRGTSNITLKPGTEVGPVVDRLNGLMNRLNLVGSRIRVSPGSVRGLSTRNSAVNAEVDVVLQGEDTEALQQASRMALQALDEQATLSTFRPDADDNQPEVQIWPDWERATPLRLSTQDMGRVVQTAVQGSVPTQLQLGNRLMDVRVQLGSGGITQPSQLERLPLFVQNGQPVRLGDVARLQRAEAPGEIRRINQRQVAILNGSLTAGATQSAAIAEVDEILSGLEWPAGVTRLPSEALATNRELRNNLLLLGSLAAFLVFVVMAVQYNSLIDPLVIMLTVPLALSGGILGLLITNTSVGATVLVGAVLLVGIVVNNAILMVELANQLREEQGLDYRSAILNAAPQRLRPILMTTVTTVLGLFPLALGLGEGSELLQPLGVVVFSGLSLATLLTLFVIPCFYVLLHGMGRKTKPPTFPDLPTLESPALPLTRHQ